A window of Oncorhynchus masou masou isolate Uvic2021 unplaced genomic scaffold, UVic_Omas_1.1 unplaced_scaffold_16350, whole genome shotgun sequence contains these coding sequences:
- the LOC135531541 gene encoding cuticle protein 16.5-like → CSRMSSAVGAILSSAAGVSRLSGAASPTCPALLSESHACPALLMESHACPALLMESPACPALVMESPACPAQLSESHACPALVMESPACPALLLESPACPVLSPACPALLSESHACPALLMESHACPALLSESPACPALLSESPA, encoded by the exons GTGCTCCCGTATgtccagcgctgtcggagccatcctctccagtgctgccggagtctcccgcctgtccggcgctgct tctcccacctgtccggcgctgctgtcggagtctcacgcctgtccggcgctgctgatGGAGTCTcacgcctgtccggcgctgctgatggagtctcccgcctgtccggcgctggtgatggagtctcccgcctgtccggcgcagCTGTCGGAGTCTCACGCCTGTCCGGCGCTGGTgatggagtctcccgcctgtccggcgctgctgttggagtctcccgcctgtccggtgctg tctcccgcctgtccggcgctgctgtcggagtctcacgcctgtccggcgctgctgatGGAGTCTcacgcctgtccggcgctgctgtcggagtctcccgcctgtccggcgctgctgtcggagtctcccgcct